One Oryza brachyantha chromosome 3, ObraRS2, whole genome shotgun sequence DNA segment encodes these proteins:
- the LOC102719849 gene encoding epoxide hydrolase A-like isoform X2: protein MAAAATIRHREVEANGISIHVAEAGGEGAPAVLFVHGFPELWYSWRHQMEHLAARGFRCLAPDLRGYGGTTAPPEIESYTAFHVVGDLVALLDALGLSKVFVVGHDWGALIAWYMCLFRPDRVAALVNTSVAFMRHIFIRSGAGAVKATDYFLKAYGPTYYICRFQEPGVAEKELAPAHARQVMRKVLCNRFTVHGAGEPESEETPLPPWLTEADVDYFAAAFERTGFTGGINYYRNMDRNWELAAPWADAKVQVPTRFVVGDGDLTYHYAGIQDYLHKGGFKADVPLLEDVVVIPGAGHFIQQERAEEVSDLIYNFLVKFTPQRN, encoded by the exons atggcggcggcggcgaccatcAGGCaccgggaggtggaggcgaaCGGCATCTCCATCCACGtagcggaggccggcggcgagggcgcgccGGCGGTGCTGTTCGTGCACGGCTTCCCGGAGCTCTGGTACTCGTGGCGCCACCAGATGGAGCACCTCGCCGCCCGCGGCTTCCGCTGCCTCGCCCCCGACCTCCGCGGCTACGGCGgcaccaccgcgccgcccgaGATCGAGTCCTACACCGCCTTCCACGTCGTCGGCGACCTCGTCGCGCTCCTCGACGCCCTTGGCCTCTCCAAG GTGTTCGTGGTGGGGCACGACTGGGGCGCGCTAATCGCGTGGTACATGTGCCTGTTCCGGCCGGATCGCGTGGCGGCGCTCGTCAACACCAGCGTCGCCTTCATGCGCCACATCTTCAtccgctccggcgccggcgccgtcaaGGCCACCGACTACTTCCTCAAGGCGTACGGCCCCACCTACTACATCTGCCGCTTCCAG GAGCCGGGCGTTGCGGAGAAGGAGCTCGCGCCGGCGCACGCGAGGCAGGTCATGAGGAAGGTCCTCTGCAACCGCTTCACCgtccacggcgccggcgagccggagAGCGAGGAGACGCCGCTCCCGCCGTGGCTGACGGAGGCCGACGTCGACtacttcgccgccgccttcgagAGGACCGGCTTCACCGGCGGCATCAACTACTACCGCAACATGGACAGGAACTGGGAGCTGGCGGCGCCGTGGGCGGACGCCAAGGTGCAGGTGCCGACCAGgttcgtcgtcggcgacggcgacctgaCGTACCACTACGCCGGCATCCAGGACTACCTCCACAAGGGCGGCTTCAAGGCCGACGTGCCGCTGCTCGAggacgtcgtcgtcatccccggcgccggccactTCATCCAGCAGGAGAGGGCGGAGGAAGTCAGCGATCTCATCTACAACTTCCTCGTCAAGTTCACGCCTCAACGCAACTGA
- the LOC102719849 gene encoding epoxide hydrolase A-like isoform X1 — MAAAATIRHREVEANGISIHVAEAGGEGAPAVLFVHGFPELWYSWRHQMEHLAARGFRCLAPDLRGYGGTTAPPEIESYTAFHVVGDLVALLDALGLSKQVFVVGHDWGALIAWYMCLFRPDRVAALVNTSVAFMRHIFIRSGAGAVKATDYFLKAYGPTYYICRFQEPGVAEKELAPAHARQVMRKVLCNRFTVHGAGEPESEETPLPPWLTEADVDYFAAAFERTGFTGGINYYRNMDRNWELAAPWADAKVQVPTRFVVGDGDLTYHYAGIQDYLHKGGFKADVPLLEDVVVIPGAGHFIQQERAEEVSDLIYNFLVKFTPQRN; from the exons atggcggcggcggcgaccatcAGGCaccgggaggtggaggcgaaCGGCATCTCCATCCACGtagcggaggccggcggcgagggcgcgccGGCGGTGCTGTTCGTGCACGGCTTCCCGGAGCTCTGGTACTCGTGGCGCCACCAGATGGAGCACCTCGCCGCCCGCGGCTTCCGCTGCCTCGCCCCCGACCTCCGCGGCTACGGCGgcaccaccgcgccgcccgaGATCGAGTCCTACACCGCCTTCCACGTCGTCGGCGACCTCGTCGCGCTCCTCGACGCCCTTGGCCTCTCCAAG CAGGTGTTCGTGGTGGGGCACGACTGGGGCGCGCTAATCGCGTGGTACATGTGCCTGTTCCGGCCGGATCGCGTGGCGGCGCTCGTCAACACCAGCGTCGCCTTCATGCGCCACATCTTCAtccgctccggcgccggcgccgtcaaGGCCACCGACTACTTCCTCAAGGCGTACGGCCCCACCTACTACATCTGCCGCTTCCAG GAGCCGGGCGTTGCGGAGAAGGAGCTCGCGCCGGCGCACGCGAGGCAGGTCATGAGGAAGGTCCTCTGCAACCGCTTCACCgtccacggcgccggcgagccggagAGCGAGGAGACGCCGCTCCCGCCGTGGCTGACGGAGGCCGACGTCGACtacttcgccgccgccttcgagAGGACCGGCTTCACCGGCGGCATCAACTACTACCGCAACATGGACAGGAACTGGGAGCTGGCGGCGCCGTGGGCGGACGCCAAGGTGCAGGTGCCGACCAGgttcgtcgtcggcgacggcgacctgaCGTACCACTACGCCGGCATCCAGGACTACCTCCACAAGGGCGGCTTCAAGGCCGACGTGCCGCTGCTCGAggacgtcgtcgtcatccccggcgccggccactTCATCCAGCAGGAGAGGGCGGAGGAAGTCAGCGATCTCATCTACAACTTCCTCGTCAAGTTCACGCCTCAACGCAACTGA
- the LOC102718167 gene encoding uncharacterized protein LOC102718167: MAAASLSMSVFVVVLLLGVSAMAGLPAAHAARLPPGASPLVTACAMGPFPRLCVKDLGHRLLDIQTVVASASSKGAAIAGAPGQVDFKSLVAVAMEAATEAGAVASTVFEGKLPGFNNSVPDFKKCLNNCTVTMASAMKKIHGAAAAMKAGAKDVAKTLATRAINDVSLCTYSCRELSGDMEVMLEHSLVQFQKMMRIAVAFISKMKDAIPPPPQPLP; encoded by the coding sequence atggcggcggcgtcgctgaGCATGTCCGtgttcgtcgtcgtcctcctcctcggcgttTCAGCAATGGCCGGTCTCCCGGCAGCCCACGCCGCGCGCCTCCCGCCCGGCGCCAGCCCTCTCGTCACGGCGTGCGCCATGGGGCCGTTCCCCAGGCTGTGCGTGAAGGACCTGGGCCACCGCCTGCTCGACATCCAGACCGtggtggcgtcggcgtcgagcaagggcgccgccatcgccggcgcgcCGGGACAGGTGGACTTCAAGTCCCTGGTGGCCGTCGCCATGGAGGCGGCCACGGaggccggcgcggtggcgtCGACCGTGTTCGAGGGCAAGCTTCCCGGGTTCAACAACTCCGTCCCGGACTTCAAGAAGTGCCTCAACAACTGCACCGTGACGATGGCGAGCGCCATGAAGAAGatccacggcgccgccgccgccatgaagGCCGGCGCCAAGGACGTGGCCAAGACGCTGGCGACGCGGGCCATCAACGACGTGTCGCTGTGCACGTACAGCTGCCGGGAGCTCAGCGGCGACATGGAGGTCATGCTGGAGCACAGCCTCGTCCAGTTCCAGAAGATGATGAGGATCGCCGTCGCCTTCATCAGCAAGATGAAGGACGcgattcctcctcctccccagcCTCTGCCATGA